The following are encoded in a window of Syngnathoides biaculeatus isolate LvHL_M chromosome 3, ASM1980259v1, whole genome shotgun sequence genomic DNA:
- the LOC133498466 gene encoding uncharacterized protein LOC133498466 isoform X1, which translates to MMAFEVHYQPKKNRSSQLQRRRYPQKHPPRQRRGDRRFTALVPSQLEITLASTTKTTEPEGGRRRRTCSRLIPQYSPSERETARQLFVWELIQCSQEGAQRGCQAEGAAWKTWRLNSTRIEPREDPEVDPQRRKAAREWTLCSWRRYQRNTCMSLDHGRAMEETRQSSERVFFSKDDQGKTAPPSNLIGPCKVGEFSFPKTIRGKKNPPPSHLIGHSLLPRVRLLRWLKENHIDYPRYSKTMDNVIITALNVLMLLHFIALR; encoded by the exons ATGATGGCTTTTGAAGTGCACTACCAGCCCAAGAAAAACCGaagcagccaattgcagcggcGGCGctatccccaaaaacatccaccacGGCAGAGGAGGGGAGACCGACGATTCACAGCACTTGTGCCATCGCAACTGGAGATAACGTTAGCGTCAACAACCAAGACGACCGAGCCCGAGGgggggagaaggaggaggacatGTTCGAG GTTAATTCCTCAGTATTCGCCGTCCGAGCGTGAGACAGCGCGCCAGCTCTTCGTGTGGGAACTGATACAATGTAGCCAAGAAGGAGCTCAACGAGGCTGCCAAGCGGAGGGGGCCGCCTGGAAAACCTGGAGACTAAACTCCACGCGGATTGAACCGAGGGAAGACCCGGAAGTGGATCCTCAAAGGCGGAAAGCGGCAAGAGAGTGGACCCTCTGCAGTTGGCGTCGCTACCAAAGAAACACTTGCATGTCACTTGACCATGGCAGAGCCATGGAAGAAACACGCCAAAGCAGTGAGCGAGTTTTCTTTTCCAAAGACGATCAGGGGAAAACCGCGCCCCCAAGCAATTTGATTGGTCCCTGCAAAGTCGGCGAGTTTTCATTTCCTAAAAcgatcagggggaaaaaaaacccgccCCCAAGCCATTTGATTGGTCACTCGCTTTTACCTCGAGTGCGCCTCCTTCGGTGGctgaaagaaaatcatattGATTATCCGCGCTATTCCAAAACAATGGATAATGTGATTATCACAGCCCTAAACGTATTAATGCTGCTGCACTTCATAGCCCTCAGGTAG
- the LOC133498466 gene encoding uncharacterized protein LOC133498466 isoform X2: MMAFEVHYQPKKNRSSQLQRRRYPQKHPPRQRRGDRRFTALVPSQLEITLASTTKTTEPEGGRRRRTCSRLIPQYSPSERETARQLFVWELIQCSQEGAQRGCQAEGAAWKTWRLNSTRIEPREDPEVDPQRRKAAREWTLCSWRRYQRNTCMSLDHGRAMEETRQSNGVVIHSLDFGGGIVGTVLNDRINSHLCYVPCADRPPILGIVRLSP; this comes from the exons ATGATGGCTTTTGAAGTGCACTACCAGCCCAAGAAAAACCGaagcagccaattgcagcggcGGCGctatccccaaaaacatccaccacGGCAGAGGAGGGGAGACCGACGATTCACAGCACTTGTGCCATCGCAACTGGAGATAACGTTAGCGTCAACAACCAAGACGACCGAGCCCGAGGgggggagaaggaggaggacatGTTCGAG GTTAATTCCTCAGTATTCGCCGTCCGAGCGTGAGACAGCGCGCCAGCTCTTCGTGTGGGAACTGATACAATGTAGCCAAGAAGGAGCTCAACGAGGCTGCCAAGCGGAGGGGGCCGCCTGGAAAACCTGGAGACTAAACTCCACGCGGATTGAACCGAGGGAAGACCCGGAAGTGGATCCTCAAAGGCGGAAAGCGGCAAGAGAGTGGACCCTCTGCAGTTGGCGTCGCTACCAAAGAAACACTTGCATGTCACTTGACCATGGCAGAGCCATGGAAGAAACACGCCAAAGCA atgGTGTAGTGATACATTCGCTTGACTTCGGTGGAGGCATAGTGGGTACGGTCCTCAACGACAGAATCAATTCTCATCTGTGTTATGTGCCCTGCGCTGACCGGCCACCAATCCTGGGTATTGTCCGCCTTTCACCCTGA